The Comamonas sp. GB3 AK4-5 genome includes a region encoding these proteins:
- a CDS encoding class I SAM-dependent methyltransferase produces the protein MQDYYAARAGEYDQIYQKPERQADLRQMEAWLPTVLAGRSVLEIACGTGYWTQFYAASATQVLGIDSARETLEIARTRLPAERFPQVRLQTGDAYQPPAQDASGLPFEAAFAGFWWSHIPLQRIPAFLQALHAVLQPGARLVFMDNLYVPGSSTPIAEHDADGNSYQLRTLADGSTHKVLKNFPSREQLLSAMAPWTQRCQHHVWTHFWALECELYP, from the coding sequence ATGCAGGACTACTACGCCGCCCGCGCGGGCGAATACGACCAGATCTACCAAAAGCCCGAGCGCCAGGCCGATCTGCGCCAGATGGAAGCCTGGCTGCCTACGGTGCTGGCCGGGCGCTCGGTGCTGGAAATCGCCTGCGGCACCGGCTACTGGACGCAGTTCTATGCCGCCAGCGCCACACAGGTGCTCGGCATAGACAGCGCACGCGAGACGCTGGAGATTGCCCGCACGCGTCTGCCAGCCGAACGCTTCCCCCAGGTACGGCTGCAAACCGGTGACGCCTACCAGCCGCCCGCACAGGATGCCAGCGGTCTGCCTTTCGAGGCGGCCTTCGCCGGCTTCTGGTGGTCGCATATTCCGCTGCAGCGCATTCCCGCTTTTTTGCAGGCGCTGCACGCCGTGCTGCAGCCCGGCGCACGCCTGGTCTTCATGGACAATTTGTACGTGCCCGGCAGCAGCACGCCGATTGCCGAGCACGATGCCGATGGCAATAGCTACCAGCTGCGCACCCTGGCCGATGGATCGACCCACAAGGTGTTGAAGAACTTCCCCAGCCGCGAGCAATTGCTCTCCGCCATGGCCCCCTGGACCCAGCGCTGCCAGCACCATGTCTGGACGCATTTCTGGGCGCTGGAGTGCGAGCTGTATCCGTAA
- a CDS encoding ABC transporter substrate-binding protein, with protein MKQLSWAPLGAMALAIAAIAPAYAAEKSVAVTAIVEHPALDAVRDGVQDALKKAGYESGKNLKWQYQSAQGNTGTAAQIARKFVGDKPDAIVAIATPSAQALVAATKNVPVVFSAVTDPVAAKLVPSWEPSKTNVTGVSDLLALDKQMDLVKQVVPGAKRIGMVYNPGEANSVVVVKELQKLLPTLGMTLVEAAAPRSVDVGSAARSLIGKVDVIYTNTDNNVVSAYESLVKVGQDAKIPLVASDTDSVKRGAVAAYGINYRDLGEQTGRMVVRILKGEKPGDIKPEVSTKMELFVNPGAAEKQGVKLSDALVKSAAQVVK; from the coding sequence ATGAAGCAACTGTCCTGGGCACCCTTGGGTGCAATGGCACTGGCCATCGCCGCTATCGCCCCCGCCTATGCGGCCGAAAAGTCCGTGGCCGTGACTGCCATCGTCGAACACCCGGCCCTGGACGCTGTCCGTGACGGCGTGCAGGACGCGCTGAAGAAGGCTGGCTATGAGTCCGGCAAGAATCTGAAGTGGCAATACCAAAGCGCTCAGGGCAACACCGGCACCGCCGCCCAGATTGCCCGCAAGTTTGTGGGTGACAAGCCCGACGCCATCGTGGCCATTGCCACCCCCTCGGCCCAGGCCCTGGTGGCCGCCACCAAGAATGTGCCCGTGGTGTTCTCCGCCGTGACCGACCCCGTGGCGGCCAAGCTGGTGCCCAGCTGGGAGCCCTCCAAGACCAATGTGACCGGCGTGTCCGACCTGCTGGCTCTGGACAAGCAGATGGACCTGGTCAAGCAGGTCGTGCCTGGCGCCAAGCGCATCGGCATGGTCTACAACCCCGGTGAAGCCAACTCGGTGGTGGTGGTCAAGGAACTGCAAAAGCTGCTGCCCACCCTGGGCATGACGCTGGTGGAAGCCGCAGCCCCCCGCTCCGTGGACGTGGGCAGCGCCGCCCGCTCGCTGATCGGCAAGGTGGACGTGATCTATACCAACACCGACAACAACGTGGTCTCGGCCTACGAGTCCCTGGTCAAGGTGGGCCAGGATGCCAAGATCCCGCTGGTGGCGTCGGACACCGACTCCGTCAAGCGCGGCGCCGTGGCCGCCTATGGCATCAACTACCGTGACCTGGGCGAGCAGACCGGCCGCATGGTGGTGCGCATCCTCAAGGGTGAAAAGCCCGGCGACATCAAGCCCGAAGTCAGCACCAAGATGGAGCTGTTCGTGAACCCCGGCGCTGCCGAGAAGCAAGGCGTGAAGCTGAGCGACGCGCTGGTGAAGTCCGCTGCCCAGGTTGTGAAGTAA
- a CDS encoding ABC transporter permease, with protein MSLFSFFGAIEIGLIFALVALGVFISFRLLRFPDLTVDGSFPLGGAVCAVLIAAGVNPWLATLAATAAGAVAGLVTGWLNVRLKIMDLLASILMMIALYSVNLRIMGGPNIPLINDPTIFNMLQPEGMDDYIFRPLLLLVIVVAAKLGLDWFFATERGLAIRATGSNARMARAQGVNTGGMILLGMAISNALVGLAGAMFVQTQGGSDISMGIGTIVIGLAAVIVGESILPSRKIIWCTLAVVVGAIVYRFFIAAALNSDFIGLKAQDLNLVTAVLVTVALVIPQLKRKLKRK; from the coding sequence ATGTCCCTGTTCTCATTTTTCGGCGCTATCGAAATCGGCCTGATCTTCGCCCTGGTGGCGCTCGGTGTCTTTATTTCGTTTCGCCTGCTGCGCTTTCCCGACCTCACGGTGGACGGCAGCTTCCCCCTGGGTGGCGCGGTCTGCGCCGTGCTGATTGCCGCAGGCGTCAACCCCTGGCTGGCCACGCTGGCCGCCACCGCTGCTGGCGCGGTTGCCGGTCTGGTCACAGGCTGGCTGAATGTGCGCCTGAAGATCATGGACCTGCTGGCCTCCATCCTGATGATGATTGCCCTGTACTCGGTGAACCTGCGCATCATGGGCGGCCCCAACATCCCGCTGATCAACGACCCCACCATCTTCAATATGCTGCAACCCGAGGGCATGGACGACTACATCTTCCGTCCCCTGCTGCTGCTGGTGATCGTGGTGGCCGCCAAGCTGGGCCTGGACTGGTTTTTTGCCACCGAACGCGGTCTGGCCATTCGCGCCACCGGCTCCAATGCCCGCATGGCCCGCGCCCAGGGCGTGAACACCGGCGGCATGATCTTGCTGGGCATGGCCATTTCCAACGCCCTGGTGGGCCTGGCCGGCGCCATGTTTGTGCAGACCCAGGGCGGCTCCGACATTTCCATGGGCATTGGCACCATCGTCATCGGCCTGGCCGCCGTGATCGTGGGCGAATCCATACTACCCTCGCGCAAAATCATCTGGTGCACGCTGGCCGTGGTGGTCGGCGCCATCGTCTACCGCTTCTTCATTGCGGCGGCCCTCAACAGCGACTTCATCGGCCTCAAGGCCCAGGATTTGAACCTGGTGACCGCCGTGCTGGTGACCGTGGCCCTGGTCATTCCCCAGCTCAAGCGCAAGCTGAAAAGAAAGTAA
- a CDS encoding ABC transporter ATP-binding protein — MLSAKNLELTFNPGTPIETRALRGLSLEIPDGQFVTVIGSNGAGKSTFLNAVSGDQSVDKGSIHIAGEDMTRRPVWDRAHRVARVFQDPMAGTCEDLTIEENMALAQCRGTSRGLSSAVKTQQRELYRARLATLGLGLENRLTDRIGLLSGGQRQAVSLLMAALQPSRILLLDEHTAALDPRTADFVLQLTARIVAESKLTTMMVTHSMRQALDVGERTVMLHQGNVVLDVSGEERANMDVPDLLHMFEKVRGEKLADDALLLG, encoded by the coding sequence ATGCTGAGCGCTAAAAACCTCGAACTCACCTTCAACCCCGGCACGCCGATTGAAACCCGCGCCCTGCGCGGTCTGTCGCTGGAGATTCCCGACGGCCAGTTCGTCACCGTCATCGGCTCCAATGGGGCCGGAAAGTCCACTTTTTTGAACGCCGTCTCCGGCGACCAGAGCGTGGACAAGGGCAGCATCCACATTGCCGGCGAAGACATGACCCGCCGCCCCGTCTGGGACCGTGCCCACCGCGTGGCCCGCGTGTTTCAAGACCCCATGGCCGGCACCTGTGAAGACCTGACCATCGAAGAAAACATGGCCCTGGCCCAATGTCGGGGAACATCGCGCGGCCTGTCCTCGGCCGTCAAAACCCAGCAGCGCGAGCTTTACCGTGCGCGCCTGGCCACGCTGGGCCTGGGCCTGGAAAACCGCCTCACCGACCGCATCGGCCTGCTCTCGGGCGGCCAGCGCCAGGCCGTGAGCCTGTTGATGGCTGCACTCCAGCCCTCGCGTATTTTGCTGCTTGATGAACACACGGCCGCCCTGGACCCGCGCACCGCCGACTTTGTGCTGCAGCTCACCGCCCGCATCGTGGCCGAGAGCAAACTGACCACCATGATGGTGACCCACAGCATGCGCCAGGCCCTGGACGTGGGCGAGCGCACCGTGATGCTGCACCAGGGCAATGTGGTGCTAGACGTGAGCGGCGAGGAACGCGCGAACATGGACGTGCCCGACCTGCTGCACATGTTCGAGAAAGTGCGTGGCGAAAAACTGGCCGATGACGCCCTGCTGCTGGGATAA
- a CDS encoding TIGR02281 family clan AA aspartic protease, which yields MNARSTLWRTQLAMALFWLAALGALYLAMDRWLQPAAVTVQADGSLQLSRHRDGHFYADGSINGQPVRFLVDTGATAIAVTDALAEAAGLQGGREATFSTANGERPGRLVRADTVSVGPLTVRRLTVGTGYTGDTPQSALLGQNFLKQFEVRMAGDVMVIRSP from the coding sequence ATGAACGCGCGCAGCACCCTGTGGCGGACCCAGCTGGCCATGGCGCTGTTCTGGCTGGCGGCGCTGGGGGCACTGTATCTGGCCATGGACCGCTGGCTGCAGCCCGCCGCCGTGACCGTGCAGGCCGACGGCAGCTTGCAGCTTTCCCGCCACCGCGACGGCCATTTCTATGCCGATGGCAGCATCAATGGCCAGCCGGTGCGCTTTCTGGTGGACACCGGCGCCACGGCCATTGCCGTGACCGATGCCCTGGCCGAGGCGGCCGGATTGCAGGGCGGACGTGAGGCCACTTTTTCCACGGCCAATGGCGAGCGTCCCGGCCGGCTGGTGCGGGCCGACACCGTGAGCGTGGGGCCGCTGACGGTGCGCCGGCTCACCGTGGGCACGGGCTACACCGGCGACACGCCGCAGTCCGCCTTGCTGGGGCAGAACTTTCTCAAGCAGTTCGAGGTGCGCATGGCGGGGGATGTGATGGTCATTCGCTCCCCCTGA
- a CDS encoding pirin family protein gives MTEHTEIQIQRIAPRSSSLGEGLMVARTLPSRGRRLIGAWCFLDHIGPVQFAAEQGLHVGAHPHTRLQTFTWMIEGELLHRDSLGSEQVIRPGQVNLMTAGHGISHTEDSVQPGQRMHAAQLWIALPDAVADCPPDFAHYPELPQWRDAQAPAVRCSLMAGQYGGHQAPTAVHSPLLGLELLHDGKNAATLTLTLDAAFEHGLMALEGGFTLAGEDFSMDELAYLAPGPRQLTLQLAPGARVLLLGGQPLNEPVSMWWNFVGPDLATIRGYRADWEAASPRFGSVPGGEDRRIPAPALP, from the coding sequence ATGACCGAGCACACCGAAATTCAAATCCAGCGCATCGCCCCGCGCAGCAGCAGTCTGGGCGAAGGCCTGATGGTGGCGCGCACCTTGCCCAGCCGTGGGCGACGCCTGATTGGCGCCTGGTGTTTTCTGGACCATATCGGTCCGGTGCAGTTTGCGGCCGAGCAGGGCCTGCATGTGGGCGCGCATCCGCACACCCGGCTGCAGACCTTTACCTGGATGATTGAAGGCGAGCTGCTGCACCGTGATAGCCTGGGCAGCGAGCAGGTGATACGCCCCGGCCAGGTGAACCTGATGACGGCAGGCCATGGCATTTCCCACACCGAAGACTCCGTGCAGCCCGGCCAGCGCATGCATGCCGCCCAGCTGTGGATTGCGCTGCCGGATGCTGTGGCCGACTGTCCACCGGACTTTGCCCATTACCCCGAGCTGCCGCAGTGGCGCGATGCACAAGCCCCCGCCGTGCGCTGCAGCCTGATGGCAGGGCAGTACGGCGGCCACCAGGCGCCCACGGCCGTGCATTCCCCGCTGCTGGGGCTGGAGTTGCTCCATGACGGAAAGAATGCCGCCACGCTGACCCTGACCCTGGATGCCGCCTTCGAGCATGGATTGATGGCCTTGGAGGGCGGTTTCACCCTGGCGGGAGAGGACTTCTCCATGGACGAGCTGGCCTATCTGGCGCCCGGGCCCAGGCAGCTGACGCTGCAGCTTGCGCCCGGCGCCCGCGTGCTGCTGCTGGGCGGCCAGCCCCTGAATGAGCCGGTGAGCATGTGGTGGAATTTTGTCGGCCCGGACCTGGCCACCATTCGCGGCTACCGCGCCGATTGGGAGGCTGCCAGCCCCCGTTTTGGCAGCGTGCCGGGCGGGGAAGACCGGCGCATCCCCGCGCCTGCGCTGCCATGA
- a CDS encoding amino acid permease: MAADSSLPSQGPSLQRSLKARHMSMIAIGGSIGTGLFVASGATISQAGPGGALLAYMVVGLMVYFLMTSLGEMASHMPVSGSFATYGAKYVDEGFGFALGWNYWYNWAVTIAVDLVAAQLVMAYWFPDINGVMWSALFLALMFGLNALSARGFGESEFWFAAIKVLTVLVFIGVGLLMILGILQGGAPEGVWGNIANFTIADAPFAGGFAALIGVAMVVGFSFQGTELIGIAAGESEDPAKNVPRAIRKVFWRILLFYVFAILIIGLLIPYTDPKLLKNELGDISVSPFTLVFERAGLLGAAAVMNAVVLTSVLSAGNSGMYASTRMMYALAKQGMAPKVFARVNARGVPMMALLATTAIAALCFLTNIFSPQAVYIWLLNLSGMCGFVAWLGIAVSHYRFRKGCEAQNFDLNQLPYRAAAFPFGPVFAFVLCLIITLGQNYENFLSDKIDWVGAIATYIGLPLFLLIWFGYKWTKGTRIVRYEEMDLSGSR; encoded by the coding sequence ATGGCAGCTGATTCTTCTCTTCCCAGCCAAGGCCCTTCGCTGCAACGCAGCCTGAAGGCCCGCCACATGTCCATGATCGCCATTGGCGGCTCCATTGGCACAGGGCTTTTCGTGGCCTCGGGCGCCACCATTTCGCAGGCCGGCCCTGGCGGCGCGCTGCTGGCCTATATGGTGGTGGGCCTGATGGTCTACTTCCTGATGACCAGCCTGGGCGAAATGGCCTCGCACATGCCGGTCTCCGGCTCTTTCGCCACCTACGGCGCCAAGTATGTGGATGAAGGCTTTGGCTTTGCCCTGGGCTGGAACTATTGGTACAACTGGGCGGTGACGATTGCCGTGGACCTGGTGGCCGCCCAACTGGTGATGGCCTACTGGTTCCCCGATATCAACGGCGTCATGTGGAGCGCGCTGTTCCTGGCGCTGATGTTCGGCCTCAATGCCTTGTCCGCACGCGGCTTTGGCGAGTCGGAATTCTGGTTCGCGGCCATCAAGGTGCTCACGGTGCTGGTCTTCATCGGCGTGGGTCTGCTGATGATTCTGGGCATTTTGCAGGGCGGTGCGCCCGAGGGTGTCTGGGGCAATATCGCCAACTTCACCATTGCCGACGCCCCCTTTGCCGGTGGTTTTGCCGCGCTGATCGGTGTGGCCATGGTGGTGGGCTTTTCCTTTCAGGGCACGGAGCTGATCGGCATTGCCGCTGGCGAATCCGAAGACCCGGCCAAGAACGTGCCGCGCGCCATCCGCAAGGTGTTCTGGCGCATTTTGCTGTTCTATGTCTTCGCCATTTTGATCATTGGCCTGCTGATTCCCTATACCGACCCCAAGCTGCTGAAGAACGAGCTGGGCGACATCAGCGTCAGCCCCTTCACCCTGGTGTTTGAACGCGCCGGCCTGCTGGGCGCTGCAGCGGTGATGAATGCCGTGGTGCTGACCTCGGTGCTGTCGGCTGGTAACTCGGGCATGTATGCCTCCACCCGCATGATGTATGCGCTGGCCAAGCAGGGCATGGCCCCCAAGGTGTTTGCCCGCGTGAATGCGCGCGGCGTACCCATGATGGCGCTGCTGGCCACCACGGCAATTGCCGCCCTGTGCTTTCTGACCAATATCTTCAGCCCCCAGGCGGTGTACATCTGGCTGCTGAATCTCTCGGGCATGTGCGGCTTTGTCGCCTGGCTGGGCATTGCGGTGAGCCACTATCGCTTCCGCAAGGGTTGCGAGGCGCAGAACTTTGACCTGAACCAGCTGCCCTACCGCGCTGCGGCCTTCCCCTTTGGCCCGGTGTTCGCCTTTGTGCTGTGCCTGATCATCACCCTGGGCCAGAACTACGAGAACTTCCTCTCCGACAAGATCGACTGGGTGGGCGCCATCGCCACCTATATCGGACTGCCCCTGTTCCTGCTGATCTGGTTTGGCTACAAGTGGACCAAGGGCACGCGCATCGTGCGCTACGAAGAGATGGACCTGTCGGGCAGCCGCTGA
- a CDS encoding PLP-dependent transferase: MTSSHSDTAQGAARDLITQLVHHPYTPPAGFVSPQPPVHKGSSVLFPNVAAMRERRWLDKSSYTYGLHGTPTTYQLEERLCALEGGLQCLLVPSGLSALTTVSLALLNAGDQVLLPDNAYGPNKDFTEIELKRLGIDHALYDPMNLADLQAKITPATKLVWLEAPGSVSMEFPDLIAMVQLCRARGVTTVLDNTWGAGLAFRPFDLLADGGSLGADITAHALTKYPSGGGDVLMGSIITRDAGLHMRIKLTHMRLGIGIGANDAELLLRSLPSVGLRYRAHDVAARALAQWLGQQPAVVQVLHPALEGAPGHAHWQALCGAANEGQGAAAGLFSVVIDPQHSQTAVDRFCDSLQLFKLGYSWGGPISLVVPYEIERMRSQPHTQLKAGTVVRFAIGLEQVQDLRADLAQALTKAFG; this comes from the coding sequence ATGACCTCATCCCATTCCGATACCGCACAGGGCGCGGCGCGTGATCTGATCACCCAACTGGTTCACCATCCCTATACGCCACCGGCCGGCTTTGTCTCCCCGCAGCCGCCGGTGCACAAGGGCTCCAGCGTGTTGTTTCCCAATGTGGCTGCCATGCGCGAGCGCCGCTGGCTGGACAAGAGCAGCTACACCTACGGTCTGCATGGCACGCCCACCACCTACCAGCTCGAAGAGCGCCTGTGCGCGCTCGAGGGCGGCTTGCAGTGTCTGCTGGTGCCCAGCGGGCTGTCGGCCCTGACCACGGTGTCGCTGGCGCTGCTCAACGCAGGCGATCAGGTGCTGCTGCCCGACAACGCCTACGGCCCCAACAAGGATTTCACCGAGATCGAGCTGAAGCGCCTGGGCATTGACCATGCGCTTTACGACCCCATGAACCTGGCCGATCTGCAGGCCAAGATCACGCCCGCCACCAAGCTGGTGTGGCTGGAGGCTCCGGGCTCGGTCAGCATGGAGTTTCCCGATCTGATCGCCATGGTGCAGCTGTGCCGCGCGCGCGGTGTGACCACGGTGCTGGACAACACCTGGGGCGCGGGCCTGGCCTTCAGGCCCTTTGACCTGCTGGCCGACGGCGGCAGCCTGGGGGCGGACATCACGGCCCATGCGCTGACCAAATACCCTAGCGGCGGCGGCGATGTGCTCATGGGCAGCATCATCACCCGCGACGCCGGCCTGCACATGCGCATCAAGCTCACCCATATGCGCCTGGGTATTGGCATTGGCGCCAACGATGCCGAGCTGCTGCTGCGCTCTCTGCCCAGCGTGGGCCTGCGCTACCGGGCCCATGATGTGGCCGCGCGCGCGCTGGCGCAGTGGCTGGGGCAGCAGCCTGCCGTGGTCCAGGTGCTGCACCCGGCATTGGAAGGTGCGCCCGGCCATGCGCATTGGCAGGCCTTGTGCGGAGCCGCCAATGAGGGCCAGGGCGCGGCGGCCGGCCTGTTCAGCGTGGTGATCGACCCCCAGCACAGCCAGACTGCGGTGGACCGCTTTTGCGACAGCCTGCAACTGTTCAAGCTGGGTTACAGCTGGGGCGGCCCCATCAGCCTGGTCGTGCCCTACGAGATCGAGCGCATGCGCAGCCAGCCGCATACGCAGCTCAAGGCCGGCACGGTGGTGCGTTTCGCCATTGGCCTGGAGCAGGTTCAAGACCTGCGCGCCGATCTGGCACAGGCACTGACCAAGGCCTTTGGCTGA
- a CDS encoding BON domain-containing protein yields MSKPTQRIAQIIAVTALAFGLAACDKPAESQTAGQKLDEAIANTEQAAGNAAAEAKTAAVDASTAALNAASGATDAAKVAAADIKDAAQEAGTAVASVVDAAAITAAVHAGLLKDAELRMLKIQVAAKDGVVTLSGEAPNQGAKDRAGEIAKAVQGVSTVQNDLTIKAG; encoded by the coding sequence ATGAGCAAGCCTACCCAACGCATTGCACAGATCATTGCCGTAACCGCCCTGGCTTTTGGCCTGGCCGCTTGCGACAAGCCCGCTGAAAGCCAGACCGCGGGTCAGAAACTGGACGAGGCGATTGCCAACACCGAGCAGGCCGCAGGCAATGCGGCCGCTGAGGCCAAGACGGCTGCGGTGGATGCGTCCACCGCAGCGCTGAACGCGGCCTCCGGCGCCACCGATGCCGCCAAGGTCGCAGCGGCCGACATCAAGGATGCAGCCCAGGAGGCCGGCACCGCAGTGGCTTCCGTGGTGGATGCCGCAGCCATCACCGCCGCAGTCCATGCCGGTTTGCTCAAGGATGCGGAGCTCCGGATGCTGAAGATCCAGGTGGCCGCCAAGGACGGGGTGGTGACACTCAGTGGTGAAGCCCCCAACCAAGGCGCCAAGGACCGTGCGGGTGAAATCGCCAAGGCGGTGCAGGGCGTGAGCACCGTACAAAACGATCTGACGATCAAGGCCGGTTGA
- a CDS encoding SulP family inorganic anion transporter has protein sequence MPRSLASIFPFLDWPRPTPQLLRGELWAGMTVGLMLLPQGVAYAALAGMPLITGIYASIIPALVAVLFSGSPRLGVGPTALSALLIGASLSGMAEPGSAQWVQLAAWMAILAGLLQWGLGLVRAGWLLNLVTSPVLTGFTQAAALLILASQLPTLLGLHSSWTAVWHTPSWQHFDGHSIAYGAASIALLSLAKRWRPAFPSAIVIIALTGCISWATGFADEGGQVVGHLPSGMPHFQAPGWLEWEAFTALVMPVLVIALVSFLETASSAQVEHQQAGTRWNENQDLIAQGVSKISAGLFGSFATSASFSRSAVNLLAGAKTGYANLFAIALVIVVVLWFIPALYHVPQSALAAIVITAVVNLIKPRAILYLFKLSRIEGGIAVATLLLTLLTAPRMYWGVLAGIVLSLGYFLYQRLHPRIIEVAPHPDGSLRDRHLWQLPPIAPGVLALRMDAALDFASASALEHRISDALAGRSDIRVLYLAAQPVNRIDVTGVEMFMRLRLSLQKQGIALHIGGMKLPVERILSRAGALVPSPDLVLYRTDAQALSTLQHTPPSPNSPVPPERARD, from the coding sequence ATGCCACGTTCGCTTGCTTCCATCTTCCCGTTCCTGGATTGGCCACGCCCCACCCCTCAGTTGCTGCGCGGCGAATTGTGGGCAGGCATGACCGTAGGCCTGATGCTGCTGCCCCAGGGCGTGGCCTATGCAGCGCTGGCAGGCATGCCGCTGATCACGGGTATTTACGCCTCCATCATCCCGGCCCTGGTGGCCGTGCTGTTCAGCGGCTCTCCCCGCCTGGGCGTGGGCCCCACGGCGCTGAGTGCGCTGCTGATTGGCGCTTCCCTGTCGGGCATGGCCGAGCCAGGCTCGGCCCAATGGGTGCAGCTGGCAGCCTGGATGGCGATTCTGGCGGGGCTGCTGCAATGGGGGCTGGGCCTGGTGCGTGCGGGCTGGCTGCTGAATCTGGTGACCTCGCCCGTGCTCACGGGCTTTACCCAGGCGGCTGCGCTGCTGATTCTGGCCTCGCAACTGCCCACGCTGCTAGGGCTGCATTCAAGCTGGACTGCCGTGTGGCATACCCCCTCTTGGCAGCATTTCGATGGGCATTCCATTGCCTATGGCGCGGCCAGCATTGCCTTGCTGTCGCTGGCCAAGCGCTGGCGGCCGGCCTTTCCCTCGGCCATAGTCATCATCGCGCTGACAGGATGCATCAGCTGGGCCACCGGCTTTGCCGATGAAGGCGGCCAGGTGGTGGGCCATTTGCCCAGCGGCATGCCCCATTTCCAGGCACCCGGATGGCTGGAGTGGGAGGCGTTCACCGCCCTGGTCATGCCGGTGCTGGTGATTGCGCTGGTGAGCTTTTTGGAGACCGCCTCCAGCGCCCAGGTGGAGCACCAGCAGGCCGGCACGCGCTGGAATGAAAACCAGGACTTGATCGCCCAAGGGGTGTCCAAGATCAGCGCCGGACTGTTTGGCAGCTTTGCCACCAGCGCCTCTTTTTCACGCTCGGCCGTCAATCTGCTGGCCGGCGCCAAGACGGGTTATGCCAATTTGTTCGCCATTGCCCTGGTCATCGTGGTGGTGCTGTGGTTTATTCCAGCCCTCTACCATGTGCCCCAGTCGGCGCTGGCGGCCATCGTGATCACGGCCGTGGTCAATCTGATCAAGCCCCGCGCCATCCTCTATCTCTTCAAGCTGTCCCGGATCGAAGGCGGCATTGCCGTGGCCACCCTGCTGCTGACCTTGCTGACCGCCCCCCGCATGTACTGGGGCGTGCTGGCCGGCATTGTGCTGAGCCTGGGATATTTCCTCTACCAGCGGCTGCACCCCCGCATCATCGAGGTGGCCCCCCATCCAGATGGCAGTCTGCGCGACCGGCATCTGTGGCAGTTGCCGCCCATCGCCCCCGGCGTGCTGGCCCTGCGCATGGATGCGGCGCTGGACTTTGCCTCCGCCAGCGCCCTGGAGCACCGCATCAGCGACGCCCTGGCCGGGCGCAGCGACATCCGTGTGCTGTATCTGGCAGCGCAACCCGTCAACCGCATCGATGTGACGGGCGTGGAAATGTTCATGCGGCTGCGCCTATCCCTGCAAAAGCAGGGAATTGCCCTGCATATCGGCGGAATGAAACTTCCCGTGGAACGGATACTTTCACGCGCTGGTGCATTGGTGCCCAGCCCCGATTTAGTGCTTTATCGAACCGATGCCCAAGCGCTCTCCACCCTCCAGCACACACCACCGTCGCCAAATTCGCCGGTGCCGCCAGAGCGTGCACGAGACTGA
- a CDS encoding GGDEF domain-containing protein, whose amino-acid sequence MTGFEASPQISLQDLHLETARALVGRDQLPEQDPGDTAHYLQALIDGLCELSLKDPLTGLGNRRQLFSLIDGELDRVARSGEAALLLMLDIDHFKHINDAHGHGAGDLVLQAVAKVLSDSVRPMDSLVRFGGEEFAIILPACHAAFGKSVAERVRRAVESVRVRISPVQELQVTVSIGGAFALQWIRSTRQLWLERADQQLYRSKSGGRNCVHIEEQPDSTVSAEEKSLLFAPLNAMPSTWADSSEGATMHSAADLPTAGNVN is encoded by the coding sequence GTGACTGGATTCGAGGCTTCCCCACAAATATCGCTACAGGATTTGCACCTGGAGACAGCTCGCGCCCTGGTAGGCCGAGACCAGCTGCCCGAGCAAGATCCTGGCGATACGGCGCACTACTTGCAAGCGCTGATTGATGGCCTGTGCGAGCTATCACTCAAAGACCCGCTGACAGGGCTGGGCAACCGCCGTCAGCTGTTCAGCCTGATCGACGGCGAGCTGGACCGTGTGGCCCGCTCTGGCGAAGCTGCTCTCCTGCTGATGCTGGACATCGACCACTTCAAACACATCAACGACGCCCACGGCCATGGTGCCGGCGACCTGGTGCTGCAGGCCGTGGCCAAGGTTCTGTCCGACAGCGTGCGCCCCATGGACTCCCTGGTCCGCTTTGGAGGTGAAGAATTCGCCATCATCTTGCCGGCCTGCCACGCCGCTTTCGGCAAATCCGTGGCCGAACGCGTGCGCCGCGCGGTGGAAAGCGTGCGTGTTCGCATCAGTCCCGTGCAAGAGTTGCAAGTAACTGTAAGCATTGGCGGCGCTTTTGCACTGCAATGGATTCGCAGCACCCGCCAGCTGTGGCTGGAGCGCGCCGACCAACAGCTCTACCGCTCCAAGAGCGGCGGCCGCAATTGCGTACATATCGAGGAGCAGCCCGACAGCACCGTGAGCGCAGAGGAAAAAAGCCTGCTCTTTGCCCCCCTCAATGCCATGCCATCCACCTGGGCGGACAGCTCGGAGGGTGCCACAATGCACAGCGCTGCGGATCTACCTACCGCCGGCAACGTCAACTGA